The Treponema succinifaciens DSM 2489 region TCATTGAACTGCAAAAACTGCTCTATAATTTCTTTTGCTTCTTTATTTACTTCTGAAATTCTTTTTGCGCCGTTTTTTATCTTGATGAGCGGATTTATATAGCGTCTTTTTACTTGCAAATCGACACAGAAAAAGCCTTTTATTTCACTTTCTGAACGTAAAATCTTTTTCATTCCACGGAATGTCCTGAAATACTTTGAAAATTCCCAGGAAGGATTTTCTTCTGCGGATTTTGTAAATATTTCTATAAGTTCTTTTTCAGAAAATGTAAAAAGCTCACTTGGTTTTATAATTTTATTTTCTTCTGCAAGTTTCAGTATATCAGCCATAAGCTGCATTGCAATTTTGTCTTCATTCTGCTGAAGAATCGTGCTTGTCTGAATGAATTTTTTTGTGTAAATTAGGCATTCATTCTCTTCTGAAAACCCCAACTCTGGAAGTCCTTTTTCATTTTCCAAGACATTTATGTGATTGTAGCTGTTTTCTATTTCTGTTAAAGTCCAAATAGAATCCAATGCCGCTCCGCTCGGATACATATATTCCAAACGGTCTGCGCTTAGGCCCGGAATTTCGTTGTCGGCAACAGGATAGATATGGTAGTCGTTTACTTCTGCAACTTTTATTCCGTCTTGCTTTAAAAATTCAAGAAGTTCCAAGTCATTTTCTATTAACTGCGCATTTAAATTTTCTGTGCTGCTTTGTGTAAGCGCATCTCCGTTTTTAAAATCAGAAACGTGGCTGAATGCAGGTGTTGAAACATCATGAAGGAGAGCTGCGATTGTCTGTTTTTTGTCCTTTGTGAAATTCCAGACAATTAAAGCAGTTCCTATTGAATGGTCGAGCCGTGAATAAAAAAAACTGTTATGAAAAAGAGGCGTCCAGTCGGTTCCGCATAAAAGTCCCACACCTTCAAGACGTTTTAAAATAGGCAATGAAATATATTTACTTAGAAAATCCGGTGTTTTTTTGCATAGAATTTTGTGGTATTTGGCTGCAAAATTTTCTTTCATAAATATATTCCAAGTAGTTTCAGCAGCTTAAACAAAATAAACTGCTGAATGTGCTTTTATTTTGCAAGGCATTTGTCAAGTTCTGCGGAAATCTTTTCTTTGTCTAGATTCTGACCGATTATACAGAGCTTAATCATTCTGTCGCCTACATCTTTATCCCATTCATCCTTTATTTTTGGATTTTCTTCAAGGATTTTTTTCTGCTCAGCTGGTGAACAGGCAGCAACCCACTGTCCGGAATATCCAGCTTGAATCTGTCTGCCGGATGTTTCAAACACCCAAGCCATCTCTGGCTCATCTGCAAACCACATAAGACCTTTGCAACGGATTATATTTCGAGGCCATGTGTTTGCATATTCATCCAAAAGCTGGCGATCAAACGGTTTTCTTCTATAATAGATGAAAGTTCCTATTCCGTACTCGTCTTCACTTTCTCCTTCGTGACGGTGCTCATGATGATGGTGATGCCCGTGTTCTTCATGGTCGTGCTCATCGTGTTCGTGGTGATGATGTTCTTCGTGCTCTTCTTCACGGTGATGGTGCTCTTCGTGATGTTCATCTTCAACTTCGTCTTCTTCAAGATGCTTGCACCAACCTGCGCTTGCATAAACGCTGTCAAATTCAAAGGAATTTGTTCCCATGATTTCTTTTACATCTACATCGCCATGGCTTGTTTCAATTATCTTTACACCTGGGTGAAGAACTTCGATAACTTTGCGTACTTTCTTGAATTCTTCATCAGAAACCAAGTCTTTTTTGTTGATTACAAGAGTAGAACAGAATTCAATCTGCTGAACAAGAAGGCTTTCTACGTCTTCTTCCTCAATGGAATCCTTTTTCAAGAGCTTGTCTCCACCTGCAAATTCATCTACAAGACGTGCTGCGTCAACAACACCTACAACATTGTCAACATTTCCGTTCTTTATTGTTTCAAGTTCCTGAACAATAGGCATTGGCTCGCATACACCGCTTGCTTCAATCATAATATAGTCGAATTTTCCGCTCTTTATGAGATTCTCTATATTCTGTGCGAGCTGAGTTTTGAGTGTGCAGCAGATACATCCGTTTGTTAAAGGAACAATGCTTGATGTGTCTGTAATTTTTGCCCCGTCGGCAATAAGTTTTTCGTCAAAATTCACTTCACCGATGTCATTTACAATAACTGCGACTTTATATCCTTCCTGATTTGAAAGAACTTTGTTTAGAAGAGTTGTTTTTCCTGCTCCAAGATAACCGCATAGGAGTGTTATAGGTGTTAATTTCTTCATAAATTCCTCTATAAATATGTTTTGGACATCTCTAAAAACTCAATTTACAGTTCACTTTTAGAGATGCCTACGAGTTTTAATTTGTTATAATAGCACGAATTAAAACATCGCATTTTCAGAGTTGTTTCTAAAAACTGAAACTTTTAGAAACTCCCTTTGTGTAAAAGATAATACTAAATTTTAGATAAAAAGACAAATTTAAATGAAAATAACTGACTTTTTAAGTTTTGAACACTTTGATTTTTTCTGATATGGATTTATAATATAAAAATCAAGAGTATTTTATAGGTGAGAATATGAAAAAAGGAAAACTTTCAGTCTCGATTGGAATTCAGACATCTCTTATTATAATATTTTTAGTTGCCATTCAGCTTATTGTTATTGTAAATTTAACAAAAAAAGACTTGCTGGAAGACGCTTATTCTAAGTATTCAGAACTTGCAAGGTCTTATTCTTCTGAAATCTCTTCTGTTCTTGAAAAATCTAAAGTTGGAATGGATGTATATGTCAATGCTGACGTTTGCAAAACTGAAAATCCAGCTGAAATAGTTTCTTGGTTGCAAGCCCATGCATATTTAAGAAGAGCCTGGTTTGATTATGTGGCTTTTGTTGATCAAGATGGAAACTTTGAATCAGATATAGGAACTCACACAGTTGTAACAGACCGTGATTATTTTAAGGCGATAATGCAGAATGGAGCCGATTCGTTTATAGACAATCCTACTCCTTCTAAAGTTTCTGGAAAACTAGTTATTCATATTAACCGTGCGCTTAAATTGGACGGAAAAACAATTGGTTTTTTCTCTGGAGTAACAACTTCTGAACGTTTGAGCCGTTTTGTAGAGAATACAGAAATTGGAAATGCTGGAGTTTCTGCCCTTATTTCTGAGAATGGACTTATAATAGCTTCTTCTGGAGATTCAAAAGTAGTTGACAAGCTTTTTGCGACAGAAGATGCAAAGAAAATCCTTTCTACTTCAAGTGTGAACGGCGACGGCATTATAAATACTGCCAACGGAAAATATTATCTTTTCTATTCTATAGTTGAAGGAACTGACTGGCGCAACTGCATAGTTATTTCTGAGGCGGAAGTTCTTAGCATTTTTAGAAAAATTTTTTCTATTATAATTATTTCAAACTTTGTCATTGGAATTGCTGTAATTTTTGGAGTGATTGTCAACTTAATCCGAAAGACGCAGCCTCTTATAGTTCTTGAGCAGTCTATAAATAAGATTGCTTCAGGAAATGCTGATTTAACCAAACGAATTGAGCTTAAGAGAAAAAAGAACGATGAAGTTGGAAGCATTATAGATAGTTTTAACGGCTTTATGGAAAAACTGCAAAGCATAATTGTTGTCATAAAGCAGCTGAAAGATGAACTTCTAAAAGTTGATTCAGACTTGGATGCAGGAACTCAGGATACAGCAACTTCTATAAGCCAGATAATTTCTAATATCAAAAATGTTGAAAACGGCATAAACAGTAACTCTGAGAGTGTGGATCAGACAACAACTGTTCTTGATAAAATTTCCATTGGAATTGACAATCTTAATAATATGATTGAAAGCCAGTCGGCCTGTGTTACAGAAGCGTCTGCGGCTGTTGAGCAGATGATTGGCAACATAAATTCTGTAAATTCTTCTATTGGAAAGATGGCTGCTTCATTTGAAAGCCTTGAGCAAAGCTCTTCTGAAGGTGTGAAAAAGCAGGATGATGTGAACTCAAGAATTCTTGTTATTGCAAGCGAGTCTCAGTCTTTGCAGGAAGCGAATGCCGTTATTTCAAGCATTGCGGAACAGACAAATCTTCTTGCAATGAATGCTGCAATCGAGGCCGCTCACGCAGGCGAGGCAGGAAAAGGATTTAGTGTTGTTGCGGATGAAATCCGCAAGCTTTCTGAAACTTCATCTGAACAGTCAAAGACAATCGGAAATCAGTTGCAGAAAATAACTGATGGAATTGAAGAGATTGTTTCTGCCTCAAAGATTGCATCCGAAACCTTTTCTGCTGTTTCAAATGAAATGGTGGAAACAAACAATCTTGTGTCTCAGATAAAAAATGCCATGCAGGAACAAGGAGAAGGTTCACGTCAGATTTCTCTTGCGCTTACACAAATGAACGACAGCACTGTGCAAGTAAGAGAATCTTCCAAGCAGATGTCGGAGGGCGGAAAGGAAATTCTAAATGAAATAAAAACTTTGCAGAATTCAACTTTGAGCATGAAACAAGGAATGAGCGAAATGTCCGCCGGCGCAAGAAAAATAAACGAAACTGGAAACGCATTGTCTGGAATTTCTAACCTTATGGCGCAGTCTATAAAGAAGCTTGGAAACGAGGTTGATTTGTTCAAAGTATAAAAGAATACAAAAAAAATTTATTGCTAAATAAATTGCATGAGCTGGAAAATGACACTGTTTATTTTCCGGCTTTTGTATTGTAAGTTTGCTATTCCCCAATTTAACTGGGGAAATCTTTTTTTTATGAGAAAAACTTCACTGAAAAATCAAGTTGCTGGAAAAAATCCATAAAAAATTTAGATTTTGTCTAAAAATAAGAAATTATGTGCTATATTATTAGTCTATGAATTTTAGTGAAGATAAGATTTCAGAAGTTATTTCGGCAAATATAAAGAATGTTGATTCACTTTTCGTTTTTCCCACTGATGTTGTTCAGACAAGCTGGATAAACTGGGCTATAAAAAATCCGGACGAGTCTGGCGTGCGGGCCTTTAATCTTGACCAGTTTACAGCATGGGATAAATTCAAGTCTGATTATTTAAAAGCTTCTGATGAAAATCTTATTTGTATTCCTCCTGTTGTACGGAAGGTTTTTGTTCAAAAAATTCTTTCAGAAAACAATGAGATGCATTTCTTTAAAAGAATTGTTTCTTCTGCATCAGAGTTCAAGGATAATGTTTTTAGCTTTACAGATTGGATCGCAAAAATTCTTCCCTCATTAAAACTTTGGAATGAGCACTTTGAAAAATATTGCGCCGCAGGAAAAATTCCTGATGATGAAGATGATGATTATAAAAAACTTTTTGAGCTTTACAAGGAATTTTTGAAGCAGAACAATTTTTACGAGCCTTCTTATTTGGATTCAAATTTCAAGAAGAATGAAAAGCAAATTTTTATTTTTTATCCAGAGATTCTTGAAGACTTCGCGGAATTTCAGAATATTCTTTGTGCGGAAGAAAATGTAACATTGGTTTGTATTCCCAAGAATGCGCAGAGCGGCAGGTGTGTTTTTTATAATGATGCGCGAAAAGAAATTAGAATGCTTGTTCTTAGGCTTAGACAACTGCACCTTGAAAAAATTGACTTGCGTACAGTGGCTGTCAATGTTCCCTGCTTGGAAAATATCAGACCTTATTTGGAAAGAGAACTTTCAATTTATTCTGTTCCTTTTACTGTACGGGCTGGAGTTCCATACACAAAGAATTGCGGAGGAGATATTTTTCAGAAAATAAAAGACTGCGCTTCTTCCGGCTTTTCGTATGACAGCGTGCGTTCGTTTTTGCTTGATGGATATATTCCGTGGAAAAATTTTGATTTAAATGAACGTCTTGTAAGAGCAGGAAATGAAAAAAGATGTGTGTGCAGCTATGAAGAAGGTGAATCCATCAAAGATATATGGCTTTCTTCACTTGATGATGAAAGTGCAGAAAAAGAATTTTATCTAAAAATCAAAGATACTGTTTTGCAATTTGAAAATGCATCTAGTTTTCAAAAGCTGAAATTTGCCTGGGACAGTTTTAAAAGTAAATTTATTGATGAGAAAAAATTTAGTGAAGAGCGTTATACAACAACAGATAAAATTTTAGGACGAATAATTACTGACTTAAACAACCTTATGTCTATTGAACGTGATTATCTTTCAAAAATAAATTACAAATTAAATTCTGCATTTGATTTTTTTATAAATGAAATTAACCAGAAGACTTATACACCTAATGAAAAGAAATATGGAGTTAATATTTTTCCTTATAGGCTTTCTGTTTGCGCGGATTTTGAATATCAATTTGTAATAAATGCGACTCAAAGAGATGTTTCTGTTCCTTTTAGAAAACTTGGATTTATAAATGATGTTGAAAAACGTGCGTTGCTTGAATTAAATGAAAAAGATGTTTCTGTTGATTTTATAAAGCTCTATTGTGCTCAGCAAAGAAACTTAAAAAATAAGCAGATGTTTTTTTCTGCGTCAAAAAAAACATTTTCTGGTTCTGCGATTATGCATACCGCGTTTGAATCCTGTGAACAATCAGATGAAAAAGTTCTTGAGCAATTTGATTTTATTAATAATGAAAAAAATGATTTTAAAGACGGCATTGTTTCGGAACGTGCTTTTTCAGAAATGCAGCAGAAATCTTTTTATAACTGGAAAAATATTTTTGCATCAGGTGATTCTTCTTGCATGTCTGATTCACTAAAAAATAAAATCAATGCTGAGCTAAAAGATAAAGGAAAGAATTCAAATCCTGAAAAAGTAAAAATTTCTCAGACTGAATTAAAAAGTTTTTTTCCTTGTCCAAGAAAATTTATTTTTACAAAAGTCTTAAGTTTAAAAGAAGATTCTTTAGATGTGGATCTTATAAAAAATTATGAAGCTGGTGTTCTTATTCATAAAATAATTGAACTTGTATGCAAAAATTTTCAGGATAAAAATGGAATTTACAAAGGAAAAATACCTATCTTCAATGAAGAGACTTCTGGGCATATAGAGCAGTTGATTTTTTCTGCTTTTGATGAAGCTAAACTTCATGCAGGTTTTTCAAGAAGTCCGCTTGCTCTTAAAATTATTGAAAGCCAGAAAGGGCTTATCTGTAAAAATGTATTTTTGTTTTTTAAACAGTTTTGCGCGTTGCCGGATTATTCTAGTAAAAAAGGAAATAAAAGTTTTGGAGGATATTTTATTGAAGGAGTTGAGCTTGAAAAAGAAGTTCCTTGCAGTTCAAATCAGTTTGACTTCTTTGGAAAGATTGACTGTGTGCTTTTAAATCCTGATGAGCCTGATGAGCTTTTTATCATTGATTACAAAACTGGTTCTGCGCCTTCTATAAAAGATTGCATTTTTAATGCGGATTCAATTCCCGTATTAGGAGACTTTCAAATGGCTTCGTATGTAAAACTTTTGGAAAGCAAGGAAACAAAAGTTTGCTCTGCTATGTTCTATAAAATTAAAAAAGATTCTGCAGACAATTTTGATGTTGTGCAAATTATTTCAAAAACACCGAACGCAAGAAGCCATAACATAGATAGAGAAGGCTTTGAAAAAACTTTGTCTGAGTTTGAAATTTTTGCAGAGTACTTTTATGAAAAATCATCTGGATTTGATTTCGAGCCTAAAAATTTTCAAGCGGACAAAGAACATGGCATAAATGTCTACAAAGACTGCATGAAGTGTGGACTTAATTCAATTTGCAGAACATCATTTAATATTGCAAAAAAGGAAATTTTATGAGCGTTGATTATGATTTTTTAACTGAACCTTTAACTGAAAATCCTGATAACTCAAAGTCGCCTGATATTTTTCAAATTAAGGCAATAACAAAAAAAGATAATGCAGTTGTTTCCGCTGGCGCAGGTTCTGGAAAAACTGATGTTCTTGCTTTGCGTTATGCTTTTTTACTTATGACAGATGAGAATATACATATAAAAAATATTCTGGCTCTTACTTTTACAAAAGAAGCTGCTTCTGAAATTTATGACCGAATATATAAAAAACTTAATTCATTTGTAAAATTTCTTGATAATGACAAATATCCAAAGCAGGTAAAACTTGCAAAAAGAGCATTGGATGAATTTGCAGATGCTAAGATTCAAACACTTGATGCTTACAGTGGTTCTCTTGTAAGAATTGCTGCCAGCCGCTATGGAATTCGTCCCGACTTTACAACTGGCTCTTCGTCTTGCGACCGTGCAGTTGAAGATGCTGCCCTTCCGTTTGTTTTAAAGCATAGAACTGAAGAATGCTTTAATGTTTATTCTATGCCTGGAAAAATTGAAGATTTTGCTGCGGGTTATTTTGCTTCTCCAGTTCTGGAATGTACTTCTGTTGCTACAAGAAAGAACTTTTTTTCGGATAATTTTCAAATACAAAAGGCGCAAATAATTGAAGAATGGAATTCTTTTTTTGCTGAAAATGAAAACTCTATAAAGTCGCAGTTTGAAAATATAAAATCACTTTTAAACGAAGCTGATGAAAAAAATGCTTTTACAAGTGAATTAAAAGAATTGGTTGAAAAAAATGATTTTACAGAAAACGGAAATAATTTTTCATTTGATTATTTAAATGAAGAAAATGCAAATTCTTTTTCTGCAGCTGCTCAGGTTTTTTATTCAGGTATAAATTCCGTTTGCTCAATAAGCATGAATAAAGGCGGAAACAAGGAACCAGTAAAAGAAATCAAGGAAACTATAAAAAGAATAAGAGAAACAATTCCTGTTGTTGTTTCTGTTGTGAATTTTATAAAAAACTTTTCCGCGCAAAAAAGGATGTTTGAGCTTCTTGATGAATTTCTTGAAGAAGTAAATAATACCAAGCGCATTTCTGGAAATCTTTCTTTTAAGGATGTTGGAGACTTGGCTTTGAGAATTCTTATCGAGCAGCCGGACATCAGAAAACAGCAGAAAAATCTTATAAAGAAAATAATGATAGATGAATTTCAGGATAACAACAAAAAAAACAAGGAGCTTTTGTTTCTTATTTCTGAAAATGACGGAAAAGAACTTTTAATTGAAAACAAAACTGAAGCCGAATTTTTTGCTGAGCTTGAAAACAATATTTCCGCAGAAAAGCTTTTTTTCGTTGGAGATGAAAAGCAATCAATTTATAAATTCCGAGGAGCAGATGTAAGTGTATTCAATCAGTTAAAAAAATCCTTAAAGGACAATTCTGGTTCTCAAGAAAATGTTAACTTGAACATGACAAATAATTATCGCTCTTCTGTTCCTTTGCTTTATTCTTTTAATCTAATGTTTGGAAACTGCAATGACAGCCATCCGTTGAATGAAACAGAAATTCCTTCTTTGTTTTATTCAGAAGAAAATGGGATTGAAAATTTAAAAAGCTATGAAGCTGAATACAAGCACAATGCTTTGAAAAAAAACGAACTTCCTTGTTCTGTTGATGCAAGCAATGTTCCTGTTCATTTGTGCCTTTTAAATACAGGAGAAAATGAGGACGGAAATAACTTTGCTGATTTTGTAAACTACGGAAAGTGTCTTAGCGAAAATGAAACAGAAGCATATTTTATAGCCAGAAAAATTTATGAGCTTTCAAAAATTGATTCTAACTTTAACAATTACGCAATTCTAGATAATTCTCGTTCAGGAAGATTTTACTTGCAAAGGTATCTTTCTCTTT contains the following coding sequences:
- a CDS encoding methyl-accepting chemotaxis protein, which produces MKKGKLSVSIGIQTSLIIIFLVAIQLIVIVNLTKKDLLEDAYSKYSELARSYSSEISSVLEKSKVGMDVYVNADVCKTENPAEIVSWLQAHAYLRRAWFDYVAFVDQDGNFESDIGTHTVVTDRDYFKAIMQNGADSFIDNPTPSKVSGKLVIHINRALKLDGKTIGFFSGVTTSERLSRFVENTEIGNAGVSALISENGLIIASSGDSKVVDKLFATEDAKKILSTSSVNGDGIINTANGKYYLFYSIVEGTDWRNCIVISEAEVLSIFRKIFSIIIISNFVIGIAVIFGVIVNLIRKTQPLIVLEQSINKIASGNADLTKRIELKRKKNDEVGSIIDSFNGFMEKLQSIIVVIKQLKDELLKVDSDLDAGTQDTATSISQIISNIKNVENGINSNSESVDQTTTVLDKISIGIDNLNNMIESQSACVTEASAAVEQMIGNINSVNSSIGKMAASFESLEQSSSEGVKKQDDVNSRILVIASESQSLQEANAVISSIAEQTNLLAMNAAIEAAHAGEAGKGFSVVADEIRKLSETSSEQSKTIGNQLQKITDGIEEIVSASKIASETFSAVSNEMVETNNLVSQIKNAMQEQGEGSRQISLALTQMNDSTVQVRESSKQMSEGGKEILNEIKTLQNSTLSMKQGMSEMSAGARKINETGNALSGISNLMAQSIKKLGNEVDLFKV
- a CDS encoding CobW family GTP-binding protein; the encoded protein is MKKLTPITLLCGYLGAGKTTLLNKVLSNQEGYKVAVIVNDIGEVNFDEKLIADGAKITDTSSIVPLTNGCICCTLKTQLAQNIENLIKSGKFDYIMIEASGVCEPMPIVQELETIKNGNVDNVVGVVDAARLVDEFAGGDKLLKKDSIEEEDVESLLVQQIEFCSTLVINKKDLVSDEEFKKVRKVIEVLHPGVKIIETSHGDVDVKEIMGTNSFEFDSVYASAGWCKHLEEDEVEDEHHEEHHHREEEHEEHHHHEHDEHDHEEHGHHHHHEHRHEGESEDEYGIGTFIYYRRKPFDRQLLDEYANTWPRNIIRCKGLMWFADEPEMAWVFETSGRQIQAGYSGQWVAACSPAEQKKILEENPKIKDEWDKDVGDRMIKLCIIGQNLDKEKISAELDKCLAK
- a CDS encoding PD-(D/E)XK nuclease family protein — its product is MNFSEDKISEVISANIKNVDSLFVFPTDVVQTSWINWAIKNPDESGVRAFNLDQFTAWDKFKSDYLKASDENLICIPPVVRKVFVQKILSENNEMHFFKRIVSSASEFKDNVFSFTDWIAKILPSLKLWNEHFEKYCAAGKIPDDEDDDYKKLFELYKEFLKQNNFYEPSYLDSNFKKNEKQIFIFYPEILEDFAEFQNILCAEENVTLVCIPKNAQSGRCVFYNDARKEIRMLVLRLRQLHLEKIDLRTVAVNVPCLENIRPYLERELSIYSVPFTVRAGVPYTKNCGGDIFQKIKDCASSGFSYDSVRSFLLDGYIPWKNFDLNERLVRAGNEKRCVCSYEEGESIKDIWLSSLDDESAEKEFYLKIKDTVLQFENASSFQKLKFAWDSFKSKFIDEKKFSEERYTTTDKILGRIITDLNNLMSIERDYLSKINYKLNSAFDFFINEINQKTYTPNEKKYGVNIFPYRLSVCADFEYQFVINATQRDVSVPFRKLGFINDVEKRALLELNEKDVSVDFIKLYCAQQRNLKNKQMFFSASKKTFSGSAIMHTAFESCEQSDEKVLEQFDFINNEKNDFKDGIVSERAFSEMQQKSFYNWKNIFASGDSSCMSDSLKNKINAELKDKGKNSNPEKVKISQTELKSFFPCPRKFIFTKVLSLKEDSLDVDLIKNYEAGVLIHKIIELVCKNFQDKNGIYKGKIPIFNEETSGHIEQLIFSAFDEAKLHAGFSRSPLALKIIESQKGLICKNVFLFFKQFCALPDYSSKKGNKSFGGYFIEGVELEKEVPCSSNQFDFFGKIDCVLLNPDEPDELFIIDYKTGSAPSIKDCIFNADSIPVLGDFQMASYVKLLESKETKVCSAMFYKIKKDSADNFDVVQIISKTPNARSHNIDREGFEKTLSEFEIFAEYFYEKSSGFDFEPKNFQADKEHGINVYKDCMKCGLNSICRTSFNIAKKEIL
- a CDS encoding UvrD-helicase domain-containing protein, which encodes MSVDYDFLTEPLTENPDNSKSPDIFQIKAITKKDNAVVSAGAGSGKTDVLALRYAFLLMTDENIHIKNILALTFTKEAASEIYDRIYKKLNSFVKFLDNDKYPKQVKLAKRALDEFADAKIQTLDAYSGSLVRIAASRYGIRPDFTTGSSSCDRAVEDAALPFVLKHRTEECFNVYSMPGKIEDFAAGYFASPVLECTSVATRKNFFSDNFQIQKAQIIEEWNSFFAENENSIKSQFENIKSLLNEADEKNAFTSELKELVEKNDFTENGNNFSFDYLNEENANSFSAAAQVFYSGINSVCSISMNKGGNKEPVKEIKETIKRIRETIPVVVSVVNFIKNFSAQKRMFELLDEFLEEVNNTKRISGNLSFKDVGDLALRILIEQPDIRKQQKNLIKKIMIDEFQDNNKKNKELLFLISENDGKELLIENKTEAEFFAELENNISAEKLFFVGDEKQSIYKFRGADVSVFNQLKKSLKDNSGSQENVNLNMTNNYRSSVPLLYSFNLMFGNCNDSHPLNETEIPSLFYSEENGIENLKSYEAEYKHNALKKNELPCSVDASNVPVHLCLLNTGENEDGNNFADFVNYGKCLSENETEAYFIARKIYELSKIDSNFNNYAILDNSRSGRFYLQRYLSLFNIPYTVDRQTNVFSEGIVNDFYSFLRFCVYPSDSNAFAAFLASPFAGISIQGIQNILSASVKKTKNSEIIFSAFEENDEISLSDSDMKKYLAAKKFYEELRDNILSQSLTKSLELLWYKTGYYFETILNRNLTLYAEQFDLLYETARQAENEGKSISWFVDQLGIAKKKEISSYMNDESVELELKEISYPIEKPDAVKIMTIHQSKGLQFKHVFVIGIWGNPKTQITGTFFFDEDGFDEKIATGVSLCALDEGGNYFSVRQKEDSALRELAEQKRKIYVAITRAEEDVHLVGSFSRSKELKKFDESDNAEKRYDGSISLMHKLCRFYYQKELYTDNDFSFESYCNEPVFNKNGAPFDFIKINPVSTKVRADEKTNLDELRQKKIKLFSAFYDKIPFEKDNDFPHEFSDKTQTPSGLEKLPPKTTVKVDGAFKINEEYSSIDSILKSATDISEDNEEDSAYAEFNYADFGKFAHSYLECLVSTGNILNAENFIDRIVSKKLSENQKAKEILLKAIVSMCECFEKTYLGKKVADAKKSNRLCKTENKFKFLMDDTIFTGSMDLIFQDSDQKLFIVDYKTDRAVKPELYIEQLSCYRKAASEIFHVDTKDIETFLYYLRYDKEIDISAYTL